A genomic segment from Enoplosus armatus isolate fEnoArm2 chromosome 12, fEnoArm2.hap1, whole genome shotgun sequence encodes:
- the gfral gene encoding GDNF family receptor alpha-like, producing MQLIRLEAAVILGIVFPQIFSMSPPLSDCLASVETCMSNLCKSEPAFYGGICEDEGCLIKGSEVCNMTIQTILDQFPSLRRCVCAWEEELCDSIQALATQCRRTPAAQQKRSTVMDWQSSSLIGYVYNGTGSCLDRMKVCLSDAVCNRYLAPVLQVCMAEQCDRDHCQQSTLQFYSSMPHNVAEMLLMCECEASDQSCLHMKSALHSGTCGEETWICQDTLHQCVHDSNCRDLLKTFQTKCWSSEEVQCSDSDLHNDECFTLMDPALILGADSECKMAFLATLGTALHYPCTCKGVHNDDLLMCNMIHDVLHNRSHFMTSWKSSVGPSKPSEINDSERGRAWTHDYLLYTFATVLLVGVVILMPLAVVSKVWMLRRKDKPKLHHPQKRNCVVIL from the exons TGTTTGGCGTCTGTGGAAACCTGCATGTCAAATTTATGCAAGAGTGAACCGGCATTTTACGGCGGCATCTGTGAGG ATGAAGGGTGCCTAATAAAAGGCTCAGAGGTCTGTAACATGACCATCCAGACCATACTGGACCAATTTCCCTCTCTGcgacggtgtgtgtgtgcctgggaGGAGGAGCTTTGTGACTCTATTCAAGCGCTGGCTACACAATGCCGCCGAACGCCAG cagCTCAGCAGAAGAGGAGTACAGTGATGGACTGGCAGTCAAGCAGTTTAATAGGCTATG tgtacaATGGCACTGGGTCCTGCTTGGACCGCATGAAAGTTTGTCTCAGTGATGCAGTTTGCAACAGGTACCTAGCACCTGTTCTTCAGGTGTGTATGGCAGAGCAGTGCGACCGTGACCATTGTCAGCAATCAACTCTGCAATTCTACAGCAGCATGCCGCACAATGTTGCAGAGATGCTGctcatgtgtgaatgtgaggcTTCAGATCAGAGCTGTCTGCACATGAAAAGTGCTCTGCACAGTGGCACATGTGGAGAGGAGACCTGGATCTGCCAGGATACACTTCACCAGTGTGTTCACGACAGTAACTGCAG AGACCTGTTGAAAACTTTCCAGACCAAATGTTGGAGCTCTGAAGAAGTACAATGCAGCGACAGTGACCTCCATAATGATGAATGTTTCACCCTGATGGATCCGGCGCTCATCCTTGGTGCAGATTCTGAATGTAAAATGGCCTTCTTGGCCACTCTGGGCACAGCACTTCACTATCCTTGTACATGCAAAGGAGTACACAACGATGATCTACTGATGTGCAATATGATTCATGACGTACTTCACAATAGATCACACTTCA TGACATCTTGGAAAAGCAGCGTAGGTCCTTCTAAACCTTCTGAAATCAATGATTCTGAGCGAGGCCGCGCATGGACACACG ATTATCTACTTTATACCTTTGCAACTGTGCTACTTGTTGGAGTTGTTATATTAATGCCTCTGGCCGTTGTCAGTAAAGTATG GATGTTGAGAAGAAAAGATAAACCAAAACTTCACCATCCGCAGAAAAGAAACTGTGTTGTTATTCTCTGA